One window of the Rhinoraja longicauda isolate Sanriku21f chromosome 2, sRhiLon1.1, whole genome shotgun sequence genome contains the following:
- the thnsl1 gene encoding threonine synthase-like 1 codes for MSMLSTVCSLLDDKNIVLVGAPCAGMTTVGIFLGQMTGLPVIDIDDLLKRTWHMSVTQKLQQIGDELFLQDEILQRFSTTRSIIPLTGSSPLHPQSMYHMKKNGIVVYLDVPLEELLERLERMKVDHIVGLRPGVPMQEILQSRQQFYHKWYDIRVLCQYGDTAEAVAEKVLDGLKRHQGSEIFISTRSIAKKPVLMKDPNSFSDVIIEGLAFDGGLYVPADNFPEMVAGEWQRLVEAPYTERAQVLLEKCVHPIDVPAMNLREMVTRAYGHNFACSNIAPIRHLSGNQFLLELFHGPTASFKDFALQMFPQLFAYCMSRTCNYLILTATSGDTGCAVLDGIGCLSDNDKQRISVLTFFPEEGISNIQKAQMISYKDENVKTIGVKSNFDFCQTTIKQIFTNPDYFGFLTVEYGSALSTANSINWACLLPQVIYHASAYLDLIKQGVIAFGDPVDVCIPTGNFGNIMAAVYAKCMGIPIRKFICASNQNNVLTDFIRTGKYDLRHRTATASLSPGLDILRSSNVERYLHLVARGDGQLVRELFTQLDESNHFQVPNILLKRIHRSFVADWCSEEECLAAIYSVHKSTGYVLDPHTAVAKVVADRQQDRSCPVIIAATAHPCKFAADVLRALRFKEISQHPADQLQMLSSLNSLPSVHKAVMERIGKIHIQKKEVCPADPSVIMDTIENFIQQKFMKTI; via the coding sequence ATGTCAATGCTGTCCACAGTTTGTTCACTGCTGGATGACAAGAATATTGTTCTTGTGGGGGCTCCATGCGCAGGGATGACAACGGTAGGGATCTTTCTTGGTCAGATGACTGGCCTACCAGTGATAGACATTGATGATCTACTCAAAAGAACCTGGCACATGAGCGTGACTCAGAAGCTGCAGCAGATTGGTGATGAATTATTTTTACAAGATGAAATTCTTCAGAGATTTTCAACAACCAGAAGCATTATTCCTCTTACTGGGTCCAGTCCACTGCATCCCCAGAGTATGTACCACATGAAGAAGAATGGGATTGTTGTTTACCTCGATGTGCCTCTTGAAGAATTACTTGAAAGGCTTGAAAGGATGAAGGTAGACCACATTGTTGGGCTGAGGCCTGGTGTTCCAATGCAAGAAATTCTTCAGAGCAGACAACAATTTTACCATAAATGGTATGATATACGGGTTCTATGTCAGTATGGTGACACAGCAGAAGCAGTTGCTGAGAAAGTTCTTGATGGTTTGAAGAGGCATCAAGGCTCGGAGATATTTATTTCCACAAGAAGTATAGCTAAAAAACCTGTATTGATGAAAGATCCCAACTCCTTCTCCGATGTCATTATTGAAGGCCTGGCTTTTGACGGCGGTCTCTACGTCCCTGCAGACAACTTTCCTGAAATGGTTGCTGGGGAGTGGCAAAGGCTGGTTGAAGCACCTTACACTGAACGGGCCCAGGTCCTTTTGGAAAAGTGTGTACACCCCATTGATGTGCCAGCTATGAACCTGCGAGAGATGGTGACGAGAGCATACGGACACAACTTTGCATGCAGCAACATAGCACCAATCAGACATTTGTCTGGCAATCAGTTTCTTCTTGAATTATTCCATGGGCCCACAGCATCCTTCAAAGATTTTGCTTTGCAGATGTTTCCACAACTATTTGCATATTGCATGTCTCGAACTTGCAATTACCTGATTTTAACAGCTACGTCTGGGGATACAGGATGTGCTGTTCTGGATGGTATCGGCTGCCTCAGTGATAATGACAAACAAAGAATCTCAGTTCTCACATTTTTTCCCGAAGAGGGAATTAGTAATATTCAGAAGGCACAGATGATTAGTTACAAAGATGAAAATGTGAAGACTATAGGTGTCAAGTCTAACTTTGATTTCTGTCAGACAACCATAAAGCAAATATTCACAAATCCCGATTACTTTGGCTTCCTGACAGTTGAATATGGGTCAGCTCTAAGCACTGCAAACTCAATAAACTGGGCTTGTCTGCTGCCACAGGTAATTTATCATGCCTCTGCCTATCTTGATCTTATCAAGCAAGGCGTAATTGCTTTTGGAGATCCAGTTGATGTTTGCATTCCCACAGGAAATTTTGGCAACATAATGGCAGCGGTATATGCAAAATGCATGGGGATTCCAATTCGAAAATTCATATGCGCTTCAAATCAAAATAATGTGCTGACTGATTTCATAAGAACAGGCAAATATGATTTGAGGCATAGAACTGCAACAGCTTCCTTGTCTCCTGGATTAGATATTCTCAGGTCCTCCAACGTCGAGAGATATTTACACCTTGTTGCACGTGGAGATGGGCAGCTGGTGAGGGAGCTGTTTACCCAGTTGGATGAGAGCAACCACTTTCAGGTGCCAAATATTTTGCTGAAGAGAATTCACCGTAGCTTTGTGGCAGATTGGTGTTCGGAGGAGGAGTGCTTGGCTGCAATCTATTCTGTGCATAAGTCCACAGGATACGTTCTGGACCCGCACACAGCTGTGGcaaaagttgtagcagatcgtcAGCAAGACCGGAGCTGTCCAGTTATTATTGCAGCAACAGCTCATCCTTGCaagtttgcagctgatgtgttacGGGCTTTGAGGTTTAAGGAAATCAGTCAGCATCCAGCTGATCAGCTCCAGATGTTGAGTTCCCTAAATTCCCTGCCTTCTGTTCACAAAGCCGTGATGGAGAGAATTGGCAAGATTCACATCCAAAAAAAAGAAGTCTGTCCAGCAGATCCAAGTGTAATTATGGATACTATAGAAAATTTTATTCAACAGAAATTTATGAAAACTATTTAG